The genomic stretch ACTCGCTATAGCAGATCACAATGAATTGGGCTGTCCTCCATCATTCCTCCAGGTACCTGCATCTGGGGAACACTCCGGCCATCATACTCACAATTATAGTGCAGTCCGCTGAGCCGCTGTAGAGCTTGCTTCTGTAGAACAGGAGAAACAAGGAATCAATACCAATGGACTAGACGGACTCCAACGTACTGTGATAAGAGGCGCGGGAGATATTCAGTGTGCCGCCATCATTTCTAGTCATAGTAATGGACACATCTGAACAATCATACACCCTATTCTGAGGGGTCTCCTGTTCAAGACCCTCAACTCAACCCATTACTCAGGGCAAAAAACAGCTACAAATAGCGTCTCTGGAGGATCTGTCCAGTCCtgcattacacacacagcccacCGATttctgtaatgcttcatttctcctgtggtggcgctgcagaagAACTGAACACTTGACGCTGACGGCTTATAATGTAACAAAAGCAATGACAATGACACGGTTTTCACACAGTGGTTTAAGGACTCACCCTTGAATACAAAGGGCCAGTACGATGCCGTCATGCCCCTCCAGCGTCTTTTGGCATTTGTACGTTGTACAGGTGTCCCACACCTAGAAAAGATGCCAGTGTAAGGAAGGTGATAAAGGGAGTAGGACCACATAAGGTCCGTATTTGGaccgcgctcacagccagggccgcgctcacagccagggccgcgctcacagccagggccAGGACCACACATAGCGAGTATGGAAACACTCATTACCTTTATGGTTTTGTCAGAGGAGCCACTAAACAGCAGATCTCCTATGGAGTAGACGCATAAACACCACACTGGGCCTTGGTGCCCCACAAAAGTGCCCTTACACTTAAATATCTGCTGGGGGTCGTAGGCTGCAGAGAAGAACAGGCAGTCAGAGGAGCAGCTGTAATGGGTTAGTGACAGGCTAGTGTCTTGTCTTCTACTTACAGCCAAGTATTCCCATGTTCAGCCGAGCGTTGATGTGGGAAAGTTCATCCTGTAACACAGAGAAGTGTATGGTCAGAGGCGACGTGCGGGACAGCAGGAGGGCACTTACTTTCTGATGTCTTCTCAGCTCACATTCAGCATTGAGGCATCTCTACGGAACTCCATCAAGTCTTCGCTCAGCTTGCTTTGGTTCTCGTCCAAGACATCTGTAAAGGAAAAACAAGGTTCAGGTCAGGAGCAGGAACAACCCTACAGTCAGCCTCCACCCAGCCCGATTCCTGGGAACTCATAGGTTGTCTAGTCTGTTTATTCATGTCCGGTTCTAGCTCGTGGCTCTTcggctgttggaaaactacaactcccaggatgttGAAACAGCACAGTTCACAGCAGCTAGAAGGCCACTGTGAAAACGGACTTGGACCACGACCTACCAAACTTAAGATCTAGGTTCTTCTCCAGCTGGTCGATCTTCTCTGAGAGTTTTCCAAGCATGGAGCGGAGGAAGGCGATCTCCTGGTCTTTCTGTGTCATGGCCACTTGCATTTCGTGGAATCGGTCATCTGTCTGCTGGAGGAATTCCTTGAGACCCTCAAATTTACAAGTCTCTAGGTGTGTTTCGTAGGTGTCCTGGTTCCCAATGAACGTGCACCTGGATGGCAGAAGGAAGCAGGTATAATATCATATAGCACGACAacacccttaggctacattcacacggcagTATGTTTGCCATATGTTCCCGGAAAGTTCCTGGTGCATACATCAAACCGGTTCTAAATGGGTCCTGTGGGGCACGTTTACAGACGGGGTCCCTATAAGCCTTGTATGTCATGTATGCTCTGTCCACCAGCAGCTTCTATGTGGGTTGAGCTACTCCACCCCACCCCTGAACATACCCATACTTTGAATGAGGGCACTTGATGTGTTCACACTCCTTCAGGTGGGCCTCCAGGTTCATTTTCAGCAGTGGGGGGCAGTTCGGATTATTAGGACAACGCACCGGCCGATAATCGCAACTGCCTTCATGGTCCCTGCAACGACATAACAGAAGGAAAGATGCGAGGGATGAGACGCGAGTCGTAGAGCCATACTGACAAGAGGAGTAGTCAAACAATCCAGTGTTAGTCAACTACAACGCCCATCATGTCAAATCTTCCAGAGGCTTCCCACCTTAGTACTCATATGCAGTTATCCCTTTGTCAAGGTAGGGACTTCCAGtgattaaagggggttttcagaaatgttatattgtggatgtcctcaggataggtcatccccTCACCAttggatctgtgggggtccgatcagctgtctgaagaggctgGGGTGCTGCAGTGAGCGCTGTGGTCTCCTTTTAGGCCTGCGACATTACAttaatcagtcacatgacctaggtgcaactcagtcccattcaagtgaatgggccagggatgcaataccaagcacagccactatacaatggacggcgctgtgattggtgagcagagagaaggctgcagcactcactggagcactatggcctcttcatacagctgatcggtggggctgccaggagttggacccccaccgatcagatatggaTCCattctgagaataggccatcaacattaaactcctggaaaaaaaagaaaactttgaTGACCTAtagtcaggatagatcatcagtatctgatcagtgggggtccaactcccagcaccctcaCTGATCACCTCTTTGGACAAGAGCTGTGGCctctaccaagcacagcgccatccattgtatagtggctgtgcttggtattgcagctcaatcccattcacttgaatgggactgagctgcacaaaagACATGTGGCTgatggatgtgacatcacagaCCGAGGAAGAGACCGCAGTGCTCAGACCCCAGTGCCATGGCCAGTTTAAACAGCTGGGCAGGGGGTGCTGAtgtcggaccccctccaatcTATTGTGAGGATAGGAGGATTTCTTCGCCATTCACCTTGGAGGCTGCGCCCGTTTGGCCGCCACCAGGATTCAGTACCTGTACCTCCCTAATGCAACCCTCACCGGACACTTACTTTCTGGCACTTAGTTTAATGGTGAAGGGGCAGCCATGGGGGTCCACCTCGTATGTCGTTGGCTTCCCGTTGGCGCAGGGCCGGCAGCCGTATTTACAATGGATAAAAAGCTCCCCTATCTGCTCCGCGACGGCGATGTTATTCACCACCACCGTTAGTTTGGCATTGTCCACCGGGCACTTCTCTGGTACGAGGAGAGAAAAGGAAACAGGATTATGTCAGTGCAAATATTTAATCAGACACCcgacttaaccccttaatgcccaCGCTGCTTTGGGTCTTAATGACCGGAacaattttggggggttttcTGCATGTACTGATCAAACGGCTATAACCTTTCTATTGTTAGGTTATGAAAGGGCCTCTGACAGCAGGATTAACCCAATTaagtttgatattgatgacctatcctcagggtaagtcatcagtatctgattagtggggggggtcgactcctggcacccctgccgatcagctgtttgaagaggctgtggctctcaccggagcaccgtggccttctcacagcgccgtccattgtatagtggctgtgcttggtattgcaggtcggccccattcacttgaataggagtgaactgcacctaggtcatgtgaccgatgaatatgATGTCACTGATCTAGGAAAAGGCTGCGTCGCTCACAGCTGAACAGTGGAGGTGCAGGTAGTTAAGGtaagacccccatcgatcagatattgaggtcccatcctgaggataggccaataAAATCAAATGCCCGGGAAACCACTTTAAACAGTCTAGTTAGACCTGGCAGCATGGTCATGTGACCCGTCTCAATGGCGGCTCTCATAAGAGTGTATGGAGTGATCTGAAAAGGCAGACATATGATCCAGGCTCAAAgcttgaggctgcactactgagattcCAAAATCACTAAATGTATTAATGCCCTTCTCCTCACATAGATATACATGACACCCACTTGTAGGATGTAGATATTGCTATATTTAGTGTCAGATATCAGAAGGGGACATGTCGGCATCAGAatgtctcagtagtgcagcctcgggCCTCCTATTCAGGTCATTACAGGCCATTCAAATCAGCAAATGAATAAATATCGGAGTCTCCCCCTTGACTCGTCCTATGAAAAGACTATAATGTAGTAACAGAAGACTCTACCTACCAGATGTTAAGGCGCACCTCCTGCAGAACGTATGCTGTGGAGCAGAGGGGACAAGAGTCAGCAGCGGTCCAGACAGCGCCCTCTTATCTATACTACACCCGCCCGCCGAGGCCCCGCAGCCTCATCAATCCATTCTCTGATCCGCTGTCACATAATCCATACACAGGGGGACGGAAGAAAAGATTAACCTATTTGTATTAGAGACGAGTCAATGGCTGCCAGCGCCACCTAGTGGCTTAACGAGGAGACACACAGCAGATTGATGCTCTTTCTGCAAAGAGGACATCGCTCTAAAAAAGAAATGGACCTGACAGGTGCTGGGTGGTCATAGAAAACGCTGATCCCGGCACTTAACCCTCACAAGCCTGATTAGGGACAATGCACAAGGGTAGGGGGAAGGTGAAACCCTATAGAAGCTGTGGCTCGCCATAGTGGGCAAGGACTGGTGCCACTACAATCACACCCAGGACCCAAATGGAGGTGCCCAGGACTGTCTCTTGTAGGTGTAGTGCCCTAACAGATGCCCTGTATTTTTTATGCACAGGCAAATATAAAGGCATATGGAAGTATAGCAGtctattgcaaaaaaataaaaaaattgcctggtcgtCAAGGGGTTACAGGgggtgtcccacgaaaaatattctacattttaaaaaccagcacctggatctgaatacttttgtaattgcatgtaataaaaaatgtagtatggccactgagttatgcaataaaatgcatctgtatagcgccacctgctgtttgttcctttACTTATTCTTCCGTCCACCTGGGTAGCATCGCTGAGGCGGTCGCACTGTGCTCAGTTCAATCCTTCAACTGCTGCAGAGAGGACATGcagtctgagctgtgatagggagagagctgctgcagaaaggacacactctctGAACTGCCTGCTTGAAATAAATCAAAGCAGAGCAAATGGCGCAATGAATGGGGAGCTctccggatccatgtgaggtgcagggccggTTCTGGTTTTTGTTAGAGGTTGTCCGATTCTCAtgttttacatcagtcatggacgacccctttaaaccaATACTACTGTATAGACGGACACAAATCAGTCGCACTGCATATGGGCGTGCACATGTCACCAGCCCTATGAGGTTTCTCAATCGTTCCTCCTTGTGATTCCTCTTTTCGGTTCTCTCTCACGATCGCACATCTTGTACTTTCACTGTGTATTCTGGCCAgagaggtcccccccccccctcccccggagATATTACATGCTCCCTGCCCCCTTCCTGCGCTGGGTGCCGGCTGTGAAGCAATACTGGGCAAGAAACCGAGCGCTTCCTGCTGCAGAACTTTCCACGGCTGGGCCAGCACTGCTCGGAGGTTTCCGGGGGAGTGccgagccttaaagaggacctttcatcagtttagccctagtctaattatggtcttaccttatagggtggccccccaagaatcccccccccccccctgttcgtCCGTGTTGATTTCCACGCCTTATATTATGAGCCAACTCAGTTATACTAGAGtcggctcattataatataaggcgccgAAATCAACGCAGCCAACGAACCCTATAAGGTGAGAAAGGTAGTCTTTAAAggggctaaactgatgaaaggtcgtCTTTAAAGGGACACGAACCTTCAGTCCGTCACATCTCCTATGGCTCCGCAGCTGCCTGCAGTCTATTGTCCTCCGTTATCAGCCTATAACTGTAGTGGCCGAGCGACATGATCGACACTAACGAGCCGGCGGCCATATTATTTCCCCCGGGCTTTCTGGATATGAGAAGCCCCTTTCACTACTTTCCCAGCAGGCACTGAGAACAGATGTAGCTACAGGTGCACCGAGCCGCCGCCAGCCAAAAAGTGCTGCCGGCTGCCAAACAACACACTGCCGTCCGCTATACCGACGCTGCCAAAAGTCGGGTCCATCAACACATGAAATGTTCCCCAGATATTGCTGAAAATGAAAGAAGACTACCACCCCCAACAGGTGCCTGGGATTGTCTAGAGGAAAATGGCATGGGTTCGGCAATAAGCGTTCTTGTTCACACTCAAAGGCTTCACAGCTTTATTACACGTAGTcagtagaggccactgttttctAACTTGCAGCgttccagctgttgccaaactgtTAAGCCGCAGCCTGTcagagcatgctgggggttgtagttttgaaaccGCTGCAGTTTTCTGCATAAATCTCGCCCAGATCCAGACCGTGCTAATTTGCACACATggcagcaaaccctcagctgtgtgaaCCGGACTAGTCCAGGACAGGTTTCTACCCTCAGCATGTGACCATTCCCTGACAGCCAGCAGAGATATTGAAACTGAAACACAAATGTTATTAGAAAGTGGCAGAATTTTTTCAGGagactggaaaacccttttaaggcaaTGTCAAAAGGTCACTTACCCCGCACGTGGTAATAACAGGGTCTTTAAATACACTGCAGCACAGCTGGCAGCAAAGCTTCACCGAGGGCTGCTCCGCGAATACCAGGGGGTCCTGTATGGACACAGAGGGCAGGTGTGAATGAGACCATAGCCATGCTGTACCCTGGAGACGCCTGAATGATGGGAGTTCCTGTGCTCATCTCCCTGCACCCGTCATGTGACTATTATAAAATGATGGAACAGCATTTATAATAAGCACAGTGCAGCTATCTTCCATCCTCTGACCAGTGTGGGTGGGGGTCACAGCAGTCGGATCCCCCCCAATCGGACACCAGTGTCAGATCCATCTCTGTGCTTGGAAAGCCATTTTACAGAGGACCGGTCCGCTCTCCGGACACCGCTGTTTTAGCAAAAACTTGTAACCCCCATAACATAAAAATTCCGGAGCATCTTTTCGATCCCTCTATTATTCCCCCTGGAAACAAGACATCGACAAATGATTACTACCTTGCGCCATGGGTCTGTCCCTGTCCAATCAGGGCTAACTTGCCTCCTCTGAGAAGGTGACACCCAGCTGTTAATATATTCACACATTTCCAGGAGGGATATCAGGGAAACGGCACAATgcaagggaaaaaaacaaaaacgctaacGATTTGTTATTTTAAGGGAAATACAAGTATTTCCTGAGGATACTGTTGGGCAGCATGTAACAGAAGGGGGTCCCCACACAGGACATATAAAATGGGGTTATGACAAATGGGGTCCTAATGTAATGGTTTACCGAACCCCATGCATGAAGCTGCGGCCGCAGGACACGTGTAATGTACGGGGGCAGCCACCCAGGACCGAGCACGACACGGGGCCGGACGACTTACAGCTCTTAAGATTTTCCGCTTACCGGCTCATCCTCTTCTTCGTGGAGTGAGAAGGTGGAGCGCAAGGGCATGTTGGACTCGGAGTGCAAGGAGCGGACAGATATGGCGGAGTCCGAGCGCCGCGAGGTGCTAATCGGAGGCTGCGAAGAAAAGAAACCCAAAGGGATGCGACCATGAGAGACGTCATACGTACAATGTCCATCCGTCAGGCCCCGCTTTGGGGGGGGCTCACATTTTTATAAGTCTCGGGTGGACGGCCCCTCCAGCGGCTAATCCCGGAGCGTCCGAGCCGATCTCACATTCGCCCGCATTGCCTGGAACAGGGGAGGCTCCGGACACCCTATATATCAGTGGCGGCTCCACACTCCAGCCTCGGTCCTGGCAGTGCCGCTGAGAGTGTATATGCAGACACTTCCTCCTATTGAATTCGGTCAGCTTGGCTGCTTCCTGCTGGATATGTGAGGAGGCcggggaaggagggagggggatATATAGGGGGAATGCTATACCCACTGGGTTTAACCCCTTCGTAGCTAGGCTGATGGCCTGCCCACTGTATTACCAGCACTCTGTAAGCTGGCACAGAGCGATGCGTTCTGGAAGTTCCTGGCAGTCAGCACGCTTGCTGCAGAAGTGGAACTCTGCGCCCTCATGCAAAAATCTgtcatataggggcattttatggtTTCGGGTGGATTCTTGCACCAGTAAAATTCTAGTCCAAAAACAACTCCGCAGAGACAGCAGAGTCTGCAGATGGACAGAAATGACACAGCTGGAGAAGAGGAGAACTGGCTTCAGAGACAGGACTGCCCAGATGAAAGGCAGAGACGGTTTATTACTGATCACTGTAGACTCCGCAATCAATAATCGCCCACCGCTAACTGCTGTAGTCCTGGCGATCACATGATCACCGGGTGCTGGGAAACTGCTGTATCTCAGCAAACCCAGACGGGCCCTAAAGTGCAGTCGGGAGGCAAACATCTCAGCACCAGTTACAGaggaaatcagaaaaaaaataaaaatgcatgttaaaggggctctccaacattttgatattggtggcctatccttaagactggtcatcaatatctaatcggtggggTTCCGAATCCTGGGACTGcagccaatcagttgtttgaagaggctccTCACAGATAACCAAGCATAGCGCCGTCCTTTGTATAGTGgccatgtttggtattgcagcccaggcccacagacttgaatgggactgagctgcgccgaggccatgtgaccgatgactgtgacgtcactggccacaTCGGTCACTGAAGCTCCACGGCCtattcaaacagctaattggctggggtgtcgggagtcagaaaccccccccaacgatcagatatgGGCAAAGACagtcaatatcaaaatcttggacaacccctttgaactgTCCCCTGAACATCTCTTATAACCTAATTAAGGGAGGGGGACACAATGTACaaagaaaataaatacaaaaacgaataataataaaaataagcaaagaAATTACATCGTATAGCCCCGCCCCCGAAGAACCAAAACTATACTTCCTGCACATAAAAAGGACCGCAATGGAAAGAGGGGCACAACTTAAATATCTATATTATAAGTACTttgtgctattaaaaaaaaaaaaatggacacttCTTTGCTTTTATAATATTTTCAACCAATTTCACAACAAATACtggtatctaaaaaaaaaaaaaaaaaaaattataaataaaaaatttggaaaaatgatTTGAATAACCAAAAAAGAGAAATTCACAGGGGAAATGACCGGCTATTGAACTGGCGAAGGTCACCATAGGTAGGACTGGCTGCTGGATGTGCTGAGGGCGCATATTTAGTCTGGTCACAAATGGGCCCCTGGTCTCTATAAAACTTCTTGAGGTTGTGTTTGCTGCTTAccatgacatcatcatcatctcgAGGTGAGAAGGCTAAGGTGCTGGAAGAGGAGGGCGTCCGGCGGTGCTGCTTGAAAGTGTTTGCACCATCCGCTGTAGGAAAAAACCAGATAAggcccctttaatatattgtAAATATCATTTGTGTCTTATTAACCTATTCAGTAAAGACAAAAACACTAAACAGCCCAAAATCTTTACCTTTAGTAATGGTGGTCACCGGTGTAAAGGCTGGACCAAACGTGGTTTCCATTCTGGtctaagaaaaacaaaaacaaaaaaactaaacttaTAAAATGATGAACGATGGAGAACAATGGAAGAGTAAAGAATGGAGGTGGAGGAGGGGATGTAAGAAAGCGCAAGGTATAAAAAAGGGCAACAAAGAAGATGAAAGATGGCGGTACAGGGCTCACAATTACAAACCTCTTCAAAAGACATATCGTCAGCCCAACAATAATCAGGGCTGGATGCTGATCACCCAGAGGTAGAAGAGCGCCACCTGGAGGACACTTTTACATTAATTTTCCCCTCCCAATTAGAACCAAATTTGTTTTATATCAGAAGTGGGAGTCACACAAGACGAGGAGCAGGGAAGAGTGTGGAGAAAAGGCTGGTACCCCGGCGGTGTTTTCTGGTGGTGTGTTCGTGGCACCAGCTGAAAAAGGACTGAATCTTGGATTCTTACTCGAGGTCATAATCTACACCGACATCTCTGGGCAGAAGCGCGGATCCTCTCTGCagacaaaagagaaaaccgccaTAAAAATCTGTGAGAACTCAGAAATAGGGGACgtcactagggatcgaccgatattgataccgataatttgtgagctttcaggccgatagcttataccgatattctgggaattttcatttttgaaaaaaaaataaaaaattcccacaaatctgctgaaaattaatgtttattgttaatgtgtattttttttttttttgtaaatctttctttttcatttatatttaatattttggtgtttttatttttgtaacttttttttttttttttaactaacttttagcccccttagggactagaaaccttgtcctattcaccctgatagagatctatcagggtgaataggagctcacactgtccctgctgctgtgtgctttgtgcacacagcagcatggagcttatcatggcagccagggcttcaatagcgtcctggctgccatggaggggatcctgtgggggggggcgcactgcgactggggtgggggggggggctgcgactggggtggggggccctatgcgccaccactgcttaatactgggggggaaggggggcgcactgcgccaccaatgtctaatactggggggcttggggggagcactgcgccgccaatgaagcttaatctctaatttattcatatacaggaggcgggagctggctgcaggatcacatagccggctcccggcctctatgacaagtagctgcgatccgcggcacctgaggagttaactaccgcagatcgcagctacagctcatagaggccgggagccggctatgtgatcctgcagctcccgcctcctgtatatgaataaatgagagattaagcttcattggtggcgcagtggccatagctcctcccctcctcttgtcccctgtcctctcattggcagcagcagcacagggggaggagacactgctgctgagggaacacggagagcgctgtcagcagcgcgatctgtgttccccatacactatcggcaaaataaatgccgatagcgttcaaaatcctgaatatcggccgatatcggtaaatccgataatcggtcgatccctagacgTCACTTCAGTACAataattcctgtacataggaggcagtattatagtagttatattcttgtacataggagcagtattatagtagttatattcttgtacataggagcagtattatagtagttatattcttgtacatagcagcagtattatagtagttatatccctgtacataggagcagtattatagtagttatattcttgtacataggagcagtattatagtagttatattcttgtacataggagcagtattatagtagttatattcttgtacatagcagcagtattatagtagttatatccctgtacataggagcagtattatagtagttatattcttgtacataggaggcagtattatagtagttatattcttgtacatagcagcagtattatagtagttatattcttgtacataggggcagtattatagtagttatattcttgtacataggaggcagtattatagtagttatatccctgtacataggagcagtattatagtagttatattcttgtacataggaggcagtattatagtagttatatttttgtacatagaggcagtattatagtagttatattcttgtacataggagcagtattatagtagttatattcttgtacataggagcagtattatagtagttatattcttgtacataggaggcagtattatagtagttatattcttgtacataggagcagtattatagtagactTACACTTGTGCACAGAGGTCAATATTATAGCAGTTAGATTTTTCTCCATAGAGGGCGGTATCATAGTAGATATCCGTTTTTTTAAAGGTAGTCACCTCCCTCACTGCCCCCCTTTTAGCTCATTTAAAGTGCACCCTTGGGGGAAGGTTCCTTCCAGATACACAGAAGATGAGATCTAAGCTCCACGCTGAGACATGATGGCAGTGACATTCAGTATGAAACACTGGGATTGCGTCACAGGACTTTGTAAAATGTCTTCCCCACTTATCTTGGGAACATTCGCTGTCAGTACGAGCTCTGCAGTCCTCCTCTGACACACATAATACACTTGGATAGGCGGATCTGCTTATAATCTACGCAGGAAAGGCTGTAGCTGCAGGAGGCTCTGGAGGGTCGTATAGCGGCGAGGCGCACGAGATCCGCTCTATACATTCCCACAGCTTGTTCCTATTAGACGCTGTTGGAAAGTTCTTATGTGGAAACAGCAGTAAAAACAAAGACTGTTTCCAAGACACGACCCCGGGCCGTCCCAACCGTTAATGCAGAGTGTTTTCTCACACACCATACAACTCACAGAGGGGCTGCTGATatctcttaaagggcatctgtcagcagttttgtacctgacactggctgacctgtt from Bufo gargarizans isolate SCDJY-AF-19 chromosome 8, ASM1485885v1, whole genome shotgun sequence encodes the following:
- the TRAF7 gene encoding E3 ubiquitin-protein ligase TRAF7 isoform X2; translated protein: MSFEETRMETTFGPAFTPVTTITKADGANTFKQHRRTPSSSSTLAFSPRDDDDVMPPISTSRRSDSAISVRSLHSESNMPLRSTFSLHEEEDEPDPLVFAEQPSVKLCCQLCCSVFKDPVITTCGHTFCRRCALTSEKCPVDNAKLTVVVNNIAVAEQIGELFIHCKYGCRPCANGKPTTYEVDPHGCPFTIKLSARKDHEGSCDYRPVRCPNNPNCPPLLKMNLEAHLKECEHIKCPHSKYGCTFIGNQDTYETHLETCKFEGLKEFLQQTDDRFHEMQVAMTQKDQEIAFLRSMLGKLSEKIDQLEKNLDLKFDVLDENQSKLSEDLMEFRRDASMLNDELSHINARLNMGILGSYDPQQIFKCKGTFVGHQGPVWCLCVYSIGDLLFSGSSDKTIKVWDTCTTYKCQKTLEGHDGIVLALCIQGSKLYSGSADCTIIVWDIPTLMKVNTIRAHDNPVCTLVSSHNMLFSGSLKAIKVWDIVGTDLKLKKELTGLNHWVRALVASQNYLYSGSYQTIKIWDIRSLECVHVLQTSGGSVYSIAVTNHHIVCGTYENLIHVWDIESKEQVRTLTGHVGTVYALAVISTPDQTKVFSASYDRSLRVWSMDNMICTQTLLRHQGSVTALAVSRGRLFSGAVDSTVKVWTC
- the TRAF7 gene encoding E3 ubiquitin-protein ligase TRAF7 isoform X1, whose protein sequence is MTSSKNPRFSPFSAGATNTPPENTAGTRMETTFGPAFTPVTTITKADGANTFKQHRRTPSSSSTLAFSPRDDDDVMPPISTSRRSDSAISVRSLHSESNMPLRSTFSLHEEEDEPDPLVFAEQPSVKLCCQLCCSVFKDPVITTCGHTFCRRCALTSEKCPVDNAKLTVVVNNIAVAEQIGELFIHCKYGCRPCANGKPTTYEVDPHGCPFTIKLSARKDHEGSCDYRPVRCPNNPNCPPLLKMNLEAHLKECEHIKCPHSKYGCTFIGNQDTYETHLETCKFEGLKEFLQQTDDRFHEMQVAMTQKDQEIAFLRSMLGKLSEKIDQLEKNLDLKFDVLDENQSKLSEDLMEFRRDASMLNDELSHINARLNMGILGSYDPQQIFKCKGTFVGHQGPVWCLCVYSIGDLLFSGSSDKTIKVWDTCTTYKCQKTLEGHDGIVLALCIQGSKLYSGSADCTIIVWDIPTLMKVNTIRAHDNPVCTLVSSHNMLFSGSLKAIKVWDIVGTDLKLKKELTGLNHWVRALVASQNYLYSGSYQTIKIWDIRSLECVHVLQTSGGSVYSIAVTNHHIVCGTYENLIHVWDIESKEQVRTLTGHVGTVYALAVISTPDQTKVFSASYDRSLRVWSMDNMICTQTLLRHQGSVTALAVSRGRLFSGAVDSTVKVWTC
- the TRAF7 gene encoding E3 ubiquitin-protein ligase TRAF7 isoform X3, encoding METTFGPAFTPVTTITKADGANTFKQHRRTPSSSSTLAFSPRDDDDVMPPISTSRRSDSAISVRSLHSESNMPLRSTFSLHEEEDEPDPLVFAEQPSVKLCCQLCCSVFKDPVITTCGHTFCRRCALTSEKCPVDNAKLTVVVNNIAVAEQIGELFIHCKYGCRPCANGKPTTYEVDPHGCPFTIKLSARKDHEGSCDYRPVRCPNNPNCPPLLKMNLEAHLKECEHIKCPHSKYGCTFIGNQDTYETHLETCKFEGLKEFLQQTDDRFHEMQVAMTQKDQEIAFLRSMLGKLSEKIDQLEKNLDLKFDVLDENQSKLSEDLMEFRRDASMLNDELSHINARLNMGILGSYDPQQIFKCKGTFVGHQGPVWCLCVYSIGDLLFSGSSDKTIKVWDTCTTYKCQKTLEGHDGIVLALCIQGSKLYSGSADCTIIVWDIPTLMKVNTIRAHDNPVCTLVSSHNMLFSGSLKAIKVWDIVGTDLKLKKELTGLNHWVRALVASQNYLYSGSYQTIKIWDIRSLECVHVLQTSGGSVYSIAVTNHHIVCGTYENLIHVWDIESKEQVRTLTGHVGTVYALAVISTPDQTKVFSASYDRSLRVWSMDNMICTQTLLRHQGSVTALAVSRGRLFSGAVDSTVKVWTC